One Candidatus Woesearchaeota archaeon genomic window, CCTTCTTCTGCTGAGAAGACTTTTATTTTTGGATTGTTTGGATCTGTTTCATTTGGAAAACAAAGAACATCTTCTAAATGTGCTGATGGAGTGAGGAGTTCTGCTAGTGCTTGTGCTAACATGGATTTTCCTGTTCCAGGTTCTCCAATTAAAAGAACGTTACGTTTTTGTTTTGCTGCTTTTTTTACAATTTCTACTGCGTGTTCTTGCCCTATGATTTGATCTATGATTTTTGAAGAAACTTTTAAGTCTGCAGTTGTTTTGTATTCCATTTTCAGATTGTTATTAGTAATGAAGCAGTATTTAAATATTTATGTCAATTTTTGAGGAGAAACAAATAAAATTGGATAGAGAAAAATAAATAAATTAAAGGAAAAAAGAAGATTTTATAGTATGTCTTCTTCTGCTACTACAACAAAGTCACCATATGCGATTACTGAGCTGTATGGTATTAGGAAATCTCCGGCTTTTGATCTTTCTAATTCAAGGCCTTCTGCATAACCTGTTGGGTTTTTTAATATTACTTGCAAAAGTTCTCCGGTTTTTACATCGAATATAACGTCTTGTACTTCACCAAATTTTTTTCCGGTTTTACTAACAACAGTCTTTCCTACGATTTGTCTTGCGTATTTTTTTTCTTCAGTTT contains:
- a CDS encoding PRC-barrel domain-containing protein, whose protein sequence is MPAETEEKKYARQIVGKTVVSKTGKKFGEVQDVIFDVKTGELLQVILKNPTGYAEGLELERSKAGDFLIPYSSVIAYGDFVVVAEEDIL